The DNA segment ACGCGGACGAGATTTTGCTCGTTCCGGCACGCATCCTCCCCGGCGCGGACTACGACGCCGACTACCGACGGGCGGTCGAATCCGTCCGCGAAATCGCGGGATACGCGGCGGACGCCGGGGTCGGCGTCGCCGTCGAGAACGTCCAAAACGACTTCCTGTACTCCCCCCGCGAGTTCGTCGAATTCCTCGAAGCCGTCGAGGATTCCGGGGCGATTTCGGCGTACTTCGACGTGGGCAACGGCTTCCGCTGGGGGCTACCGGACCGCTGGATTCGGGGACTCGGCGACTGGATTTCGAAGGTCCACGTCAAGGACTGGCTGACGGACGCCCACCGACCGACGTACCTGTTGCAGGGCGACATCGACTGGGACAGCGTCGTCGCCGCGCTCTCCGACGTCGGCTACGACGGTTGGATTTCCGCCGAGATTCCGCCTTACAACTCCGCGCCGCACCGGATGCCGCCCGACGAACTCGACACCATGCGGTACCTGTTCGAACCGAGCGACTGACCACCGAAAACCAATTTCAACATCACACAATGACACGCACAATCGTCGTAGACCCGCTGTTCGAGGACGTCTGGCCGCTCGCGGCCGACCACCTGCACCACCTTTGGACCGAATCCGGGGACGAAGTCGAGTTCGTTCGACTCCCCGAGGAGAGAGAAACCGGCCTCGCGGCGGCCGTTTCCTCGCCCGAATCCGTCGAAAAACTCGTCTCGCTCGGCGTGCTGGCGTCCGAGGACGACCTCGCCGAATTCACGAACCTGCGGGAGGCGTTCGTGATGACCGACTCGATGTACAACGCCGACGAGGAACTCTCGGAGTACCTCACCGACCGCGGCGTGACGGTTCACGATCACACGAACGAGGGGTTCTGGAGCGAATCCGTGTCCGAGTTCGGCCTCGGACTCACCATCGACGCGCTTCGCCAAATTCCGCAGAAACACGCGGCGATGGCGGAGAGCCACGAAC comes from the Haladaptatus sp. R4 genome and includes:
- a CDS encoding sugar phosphate isomerase/epimerase, producing MNHRYGLNQAGFPASEIEATCEILADAGYDGVEPNYRKGGLLTTADGRERVRAAADENGLTVPAVSTTLHWEYPLSSADDEKREQGIDIACEMVDAAATLDADEILLVPARILPGADYDADYRRAVESVREIAGYAADAGVGVAVENVQNDFLYSPREFVEFLEAVEDSGAISAYFDVGNGFRWGLPDRWIRGLGDWISKVHVKDWLTDAHRPTYLLQGDIDWDSVVAALSDVGYDGWISAEIPPYNSAPHRMPPDELDTMRYLFEPSD